The following coding sequences lie in one Porphyromonas asaccharolytica DSM 20707 genomic window:
- a CDS encoding undecaprenyl-diphosphate phosphatase, with product MTLLESIILAIVEGLTEFLPVSSTGHMILTQGILGMESTPFLRAFTVMIQFGAILSVVVLYYKRFFTFRVEEGARPLPQRWQWVGRFSFYIKLLVGLIPAAVIGLLLEEQIDKLLDNVYVVATMLFLGGIFMLFIDRIWPAKKQTVERPSYRNAFVIGCFQTIAMIPGVSRSMATIVGGLQQRLTRRAATEFSFFLAVPTMLGATLLKGYKLLADPVSSQMLQENWTALLVGNVVAFVVALLAIKFFINYVTRYGFKLFGYYRIVVGLLVLILLLCGVPLAMH from the coding sequence ATGACGCTACTCGAATCCATTATCCTAGCCATCGTGGAGGGACTGACGGAGTTTCTCCCAGTCAGCTCCACGGGGCATATGATCCTCACACAAGGTATACTCGGGATGGAGAGCACCCCTTTCCTACGAGCCTTTACGGTGATGATCCAGTTTGGTGCGATCCTATCGGTCGTGGTACTATACTACAAGCGCTTCTTCACCTTTCGGGTGGAGGAAGGCGCACGACCATTGCCTCAGCGCTGGCAGTGGGTAGGACGCTTCTCTTTTTATATTAAGCTCCTCGTCGGTCTGATCCCTGCAGCCGTCATCGGGCTACTACTAGAGGAGCAGATAGACAAGCTTCTGGACAATGTCTACGTGGTCGCCACGATGCTCTTCTTGGGTGGCATCTTTATGCTCTTCATCGATCGCATTTGGCCTGCTAAAAAACAAACTGTGGAGCGTCCGTCGTACCGCAACGCTTTCGTCATAGGTTGCTTTCAGACCATCGCCATGATCCCTGGGGTGTCACGCTCTATGGCGACGATCGTAGGTGGACTGCAGCAGCGACTCACGAGACGAGCAGCGACCGAGTTCTCCTTCTTTCTAGCAGTGCCGACGATGCTAGGCGCCACCCTGCTCAAGGGCTACAAGCTGCTCGCTGATCCCGTCTCTAGTCAGATGCTTCAGGAAAACTGGACGGCACTACTCGTGGGCAACGTGGTTGCCTTCGTGGTGGCACTGCTGGCGATCAAGTTCTTTATCAACTATGTGACCCGCTACGGCTTCAAGCTCTTCGGCTACTACCGTATCGTGGTCGGACTACTGGTACTCATCCTTCTACTCTGCGGAGTACCTCTAGCAATGCACTAA
- the truB gene encoding tRNA pseudouridine(55) synthase TruB yields MNQEVSSKLYTPADLQAHRPLTLRTGAIIPLDKPLGWTSFDVVNKVRIMVRQVTGIKRIKVGHAGTLDPQATGVLVLCTGRATKLIEQLMDHDKEYCATLQLGATTPSFDSEHEIDATYPYEHITEEMVRSALSQFTGEIDQRPPSFSAIKVGGIRAYDLARQGQEVELAHKRVTIHELELVSFTPPTLQLRIVCSRGTYIRSLARDLGTALDSGAYLTKLVRTRSGEISQADCFSLDQMDELLALTPDEEKLP; encoded by the coding sequence ATGAATCAGGAAGTCTCCTCCAAGCTCTATACGCCTGCTGACCTACAGGCCCATCGCCCCCTTACACTTCGTACGGGAGCGATCATACCACTGGACAAGCCATTGGGGTGGACCTCCTTTGATGTGGTCAATAAGGTGCGTATCATGGTGCGCCAGGTGACGGGTATCAAGCGCATCAAGGTGGGACATGCTGGGACACTCGACCCGCAGGCGACAGGCGTGCTGGTGCTCTGCACGGGTCGTGCCACGAAGCTCATCGAGCAGCTGATGGACCACGACAAGGAGTACTGCGCCACGCTCCAGCTCGGAGCCACCACACCTTCCTTCGACAGCGAGCACGAGATTGACGCAACCTATCCCTACGAGCATATCACGGAGGAGATGGTGCGAAGCGCTTTGAGCCAGTTCACGGGTGAGATCGATCAGCGACCTCCGAGCTTCTCGGCGATCAAGGTGGGCGGCATACGAGCCTATGATCTAGCCCGTCAGGGGCAAGAGGTAGAGCTGGCACACAAGCGTGTCACCATCCACGAGTTGGAGCTGGTAAGCTTCACGCCCCCCACTCTACAGCTACGCATCGTCTGTAGTAGAGGCACCTACATTCGTTCGTTGGCACGTGACCTAGGCACGGCTCTCGACTCGGGAGCTTATCTCACCAAGCTGGTGCGGACACGCTCTGGCGAGATCTCTCAGGCGGACTGCTTTAGCCTCGATCAGATGGACGAGCTACTCGCCCTAACGCCTGACGAGGAAAAGCTTCCCTAA
- a CDS encoding cell division protein FtsX, with protein sequence MSHHTPRPRRRSLLPSSRIIAIVCIALPLFLLGSIALLEVGKCHLEQSVREEMTFTVLLDPETTAQDSIRLMQQVSQAPYVKDVTYITSAEAARQLEEEIGEDPVAVLGFNPLQPSLEVHLKSHYAVADSMAQIEQDFASWGNVQMMSYRGDMLHMIDENMQHLSTILLIVSLILLIIAIIQVNSMTHIMIYSRRFLIRSMTLLGAKPSLIRKPFTTYSIFNGLWGGLLAVCMILGTLCYMTQRNPLLLKSYLSYSEVAIILGGIICLGILLSWITASISTSKYIRMDGGRIVMA encoded by the coding sequence ATGTCGCATCACACACCTCGTCCACGGCGCCGATCGTTACTGCCCTCCTCAAGGATTATTGCGATCGTATGTATCGCCTTGCCACTCTTTCTGCTGGGATCTATAGCTCTCCTGGAGGTAGGCAAGTGCCACCTAGAGCAGTCAGTGCGTGAGGAGATGACCTTCACCGTCCTACTAGATCCTGAGACTACCGCTCAGGATAGCATACGACTGATGCAGCAAGTGAGCCAGGCTCCATACGTCAAGGATGTGACCTACATAACGTCCGCCGAAGCTGCACGACAACTCGAGGAGGAGATAGGCGAAGACCCTGTGGCTGTCCTCGGCTTCAACCCCCTACAACCCTCTCTGGAAGTGCATCTCAAGTCGCACTATGCGGTGGCCGATAGTATGGCTCAGATAGAGCAAGACTTTGCCTCGTGGGGCAATGTACAGATGATGAGCTATCGTGGAGATATGCTCCACATGATCGATGAGAATATGCAGCATCTCTCCACAATCCTACTGATCGTCTCACTAATCCTGCTGATCATCGCTATCATACAGGTCAATAGTATGACCCACATTATGATCTACAGCCGACGCTTCTTGATCCGCTCTATGACCTTATTGGGCGCCAAGCCTAGCTTGATACGTAAGCCCTTCACTACTTACAGCATTTTCAATGGTCTGTGGGGCGGATTGCTGGCGGTCTGTATGATCCTAGGCACGCTCTGCTACATGACGCAGCGCAACCCTCTACTCCTCAAGAGCTACCTCAGCTACAGCGAGGTGGCTATCATCCTTGGGGGGATCATCTGTCTCGGCATCTTGCTCTCGTGGATCACGGCCTCGATCTCGACGAGCAAATACATTCGTATGGATGGCGGACGTATCGTCATGGCTTAG
- a CDS encoding Ig-like domain-containing protein, translated as MRKLTIVLSMLLMVVGLSSCKKDKNEPTPVPTKITLDATSVTLKVGESKQLTATVEPKGQKFTVNYKSDKPEVATVDTNGLIKAVAEGTAKVTATVGKIAAECVVTVTKDGGGSSTTEGNELPLLKFDIESDEDADVLAHENKIGRVAEDVKIGAQGPFGGFVNRDLTIPAVVYGLAFDDGRKVIVALGKEPLADCPKTTAMLAEYGFTNLQEGQFDDGTSYKAAQKDDDPTVTVILQDLGTTDDYGATLQIMFVQTPPKKDIEIAHPVIPGAKDFPDYKTLMTGDVAKMKEFETKLGFREFYAKESDEAKKNLMFVTTESSMAQSNFHLVFYVCTPTGGGPFINSVVNFVKNAKDFDDPKLKEWFTANGYGDKFTANSQNGYAYGYDATGKIIAQVFINKKGDAAMLQIFEDTETQSAAQMRSLAMKQYEKMQSRKIFKQHKLQQLRRR; from the coding sequence ATGAGAAAACTAACAATCGTTTTATCCATGCTCTTGATGGTCGTAGGGCTTTCGTCTTGTAAGAAAGACAAAAACGAGCCTACCCCAGTGCCAACGAAGATTACGCTAGACGCTACTTCCGTCACACTCAAGGTCGGAGAGAGCAAGCAGCTCACAGCTACCGTAGAGCCTAAGGGTCAAAAGTTTACCGTCAACTACAAGAGCGACAAGCCCGAAGTAGCCACAGTCGATACCAATGGTCTCATCAAGGCTGTTGCTGAGGGTACGGCAAAGGTTACCGCCACTGTAGGCAAGATTGCTGCAGAGTGTGTCGTAACAGTCACAAAAGATGGTGGAGGCTCCTCTACCACGGAAGGTAACGAGCTACCTCTACTTAAGTTTGACATAGAGAGTGATGAGGACGCTGACGTTCTCGCTCACGAGAATAAGATCGGTCGTGTGGCTGAAGATGTTAAGATCGGAGCTCAGGGCCCGTTCGGAGGCTTTGTCAATAGAGATCTAACGATACCAGCCGTTGTCTATGGACTCGCATTCGATGATGGCAGGAAAGTCATCGTCGCTCTCGGTAAAGAGCCCCTAGCAGACTGTCCTAAGACGACTGCTATGCTTGCTGAGTATGGCTTTACGAATCTACAAGAAGGACAGTTCGACGATGGAACGTCATACAAAGCAGCACAGAAGGATGATGATCCGACAGTAACTGTAATACTCCAAGACCTTGGTACGACAGATGATTACGGCGCAACGCTGCAAATTATGTTCGTCCAGACACCTCCTAAGAAGGATATTGAGATCGCACACCCTGTCATCCCTGGTGCTAAGGACTTCCCTGACTACAAGACCTTAATGACAGGCGATGTTGCTAAGATGAAGGAGTTCGAAACCAAACTCGGCTTCCGCGAGTTCTACGCTAAGGAGAGTGATGAAGCTAAGAAGAACCTAATGTTCGTAACCACGGAGTCTTCTATGGCTCAGAGCAACTTCCATCTTGTATTCTACGTATGCACACCTACTGGAGGTGGCCCATTCATCAACAGTGTCGTAAACTTCGTCAAGAATGCAAAAGACTTCGATGATCCTAAGCTCAAGGAGTGGTTCACAGCTAACGGATATGGAGACAAATTCACAGCTAATAGTCAGAATGGCTACGCATACGGCTACGATGCTACAGGCAAGATTATAGCTCAGGTCTTCATCAACAAAAAGGGTGATGCAGCTATGCTTCAAATCTTCGAGGATACGGAGACTCAGTCTGCAGCTCAGATGCGCAGTCTAGCTATGAAGCAGTACGAGAAGATGCAGTCTCGCAAGATCTTTAAGCAGCACAAGCTACAGCAGCTACGCCGTCGCTAA
- a CDS encoding DUF3098 domain-containing protein: MVFGKKNYILLAVSVGIIILGLLLMSGGGSADSTEFTAEIFSTRRIVVAPIVTLIGFLMIIYAIMAKPKSSNKSKGKNSDTTLQNK; the protein is encoded by the coding sequence ATGGTATTTGGCAAGAAGAATTATATCCTCCTAGCGGTCTCCGTGGGGATCATCATCTTGGGTCTCCTCTTGATGTCGGGAGGAGGTAGTGCAGACAGTACAGAGTTTACGGCTGAGATCTTTAGCACACGTCGTATCGTGGTAGCTCCTATCGTCACGCTGATCGGCTTCCTCATGATCATCTATGCTATCATGGCTAAGCCCAAAAGCTCCAACAAAAGCAAAGGCAAGAATAGCGATACAACCCTACAGAACAAGTAA
- the mnmE gene encoding tRNA uridine-5-carboxymethylaminomethyl(34) synthesis GTPase MnmE: MIHDLSETICAPATALGGGLAVIRISGSLAPQIAERLLGKRLTPREATTAGLRIDGQLIDLVVATYFAAPHSYTGEEVVELSCHASPYIVRSILEWIAQQEGCRMADPGEFTRRALAHGKLDLAEAEAVADLIAATTATQHKMAMEQHTGRLSHLLNELRATLLRFAGLLELELDFSEEDVAFADRSTLVETLATIQHQLRLLTQSFSTGQELQQGIPTAIIGAPNVGKSSLLNALLQHERAIVSDIPGTTRDTVEGRLTIRGTLFRLIDTAGLRQTTDLVEQLGIERSYQQISSARLILWVIAPPLPTWDELEAQLSEILRLTSPESTLMLLLNKRDLLTEREVTDWLSNCSSLLQRTNGKPHTTSPLAISARAAQGIETLEELMVTSTQTLHSDEETVMLYNLRHYEALTKASRALELVSEGLHNGLTSDLITPYLREAIEEIGLVTGASITSDEVLGFIFSHFCIGK; this comes from the coding sequence ATGATACATGATCTGAGCGAAACGATCTGCGCACCGGCCACCGCACTAGGCGGAGGGCTTGCCGTCATACGCATCTCGGGAAGCTTAGCCCCGCAGATCGCCGAAAGGCTGCTTGGCAAAAGGCTCACACCTCGTGAAGCTACGACCGCTGGACTACGAATTGACGGGCAACTTATAGACCTCGTCGTAGCCACCTACTTCGCCGCGCCACACTCCTACACTGGTGAGGAGGTCGTCGAGCTCTCCTGCCACGCCTCCCCCTACATCGTACGCTCCATACTAGAGTGGATCGCTCAGCAAGAGGGGTGCCGTATGGCCGATCCTGGCGAATTTACCCGTCGTGCCTTAGCGCATGGCAAGCTAGACCTGGCCGAGGCGGAGGCGGTCGCTGACCTCATCGCTGCGACCACTGCCACACAGCACAAGATGGCTATGGAGCAGCATACGGGCAGGCTCAGTCATCTACTCAACGAACTGCGGGCGACACTCCTACGTTTCGCCGGCCTTCTCGAGCTAGAGCTAGACTTTAGCGAAGAGGATGTCGCCTTTGCCGATCGCTCCACTCTAGTTGAAACGTTAGCCACCATACAGCACCAGCTCCGCCTGCTCACGCAAAGCTTTAGCACAGGGCAAGAGCTACAACAAGGCATCCCGACCGCCATCATTGGTGCACCCAATGTGGGCAAGAGCAGCCTCCTTAACGCCCTCCTCCAGCACGAGCGAGCCATCGTCAGCGACATCCCTGGCACCACCCGCGACACTGTCGAGGGGCGACTAACCATCCGAGGCACACTCTTCCGACTCATCGACACCGCCGGTCTGCGCCAGACGACCGACCTTGTGGAGCAGCTGGGCATCGAGCGCAGCTACCAGCAGATATCCTCGGCACGGCTCATCCTTTGGGTCATCGCCCCGCCCCTACCCACGTGGGACGAGCTAGAGGCACAGCTCAGCGAGATCCTTCGGCTTACCTCCCCCGAGAGTACCCTCATGCTCCTGCTCAACAAGCGGGACCTACTCACCGAGCGTGAGGTCACAGACTGGCTCAGCAACTGCTCCTCCTTGTTGCAACGCACCAATGGCAAACCGCACACTACCTCTCCGCTAGCCATCTCAGCACGAGCTGCTCAGGGCATCGAAACCCTCGAAGAGCTGATGGTCACCAGTACCCAAACCCTTCACAGCGATGAGGAGACCGTGATGCTCTACAACCTGCGCCACTACGAGGCGCTCACCAAGGCGAGTCGTGCCTTAGAGTTAGTCTCCGAGGGACTCCACAACGGCTTGACCAGCGACCTTATTACCCCCTATCTCCGCGAGGCAATCGAAGAGATCGGCCTCGTCACAGGCGCCTCCATCACCTCCGACGAGGTGCTCGGCTTCATCTTCTCCCACTTCTGCATCGGCAAGTAG
- a CDS encoding Ig-like domain-containing protein: MRKLSAILFAGLLVLGLASCDDDPINPLPTEPVSLTLTPTAVTLKVDETTQLTATVEPRDRTFTITFTSDNEQVATVDAKGLVKAVAEGRARITARVGSLTEQCAVTVSNSAPSIKLELRTPTLTIQKGKTAQIDYTVTPADTPVTFVSDKTEIATVDAQGVVTAIAAGSATITLAAAGQEAQVAVTVTDNGGGKTPQGLNELPILNFNPEYNFGDGLISDPEILDHEAQLGRVSQPITIGTDEYGQAITITNSFVNTDLTITAVAYRLATEDGEDAILALSKESIADCPKTLAMLAEYGFTSLQDEQFQGGAPAKVGKKNDDPSISVQLYDEPISQTQSILSIAFIKSEQEKEIDTDHPILPAVKDFPNYAALMTGDVAKIKAAEEQIGLREYWSGVSDEPEANLMFATKDNLESQTNIKTAYYVYTPTRGVRFVNCMVNFIKRREDLSNPKIKEWFTANGFGENYRYDVEQGVATSLDATGKVACEIYIDTGRNRAYLRVFGNETTESARVTRRLASEQYDRVLYRPIPVRGLKALR, encoded by the coding sequence ATGAGAAAACTATCAGCCATTCTATTCGCAGGTCTATTAGTCTTAGGACTTGCGTCTTGTGACGATGATCCAATCAACCCACTTCCCACTGAGCCAGTCAGTCTGACGCTGACACCCACAGCAGTCACACTCAAGGTAGACGAGACGACACAGCTCACAGCAACTGTCGAGCCTAGGGATCGGACCTTTACCATCACCTTCACTAGCGACAATGAGCAGGTAGCCACGGTCGATGCTAAGGGACTCGTCAAGGCTGTTGCTGAGGGTCGTGCCCGTATCACCGCCAGAGTGGGCAGTCTCACAGAGCAGTGCGCCGTAACTGTATCAAACTCAGCTCCAAGCATAAAACTAGAACTACGCACCCCCACGCTAACTATACAAAAGGGCAAGACTGCGCAGATAGACTACACAGTCACACCAGCAGATACGCCCGTCACCTTCGTGAGTGACAAGACCGAGATCGCTACCGTCGATGCACAAGGTGTCGTGACTGCTATCGCTGCAGGCAGTGCGACCATCACCCTTGCCGCCGCAGGTCAGGAGGCTCAGGTAGCAGTCACCGTAACAGACAATGGCGGTGGCAAGACCCCTCAGGGACTCAATGAGCTCCCCATTCTAAACTTCAATCCTGAGTATAATTTTGGAGATGGTCTAATCAGTGATCCAGAGATACTAGACCACGAGGCTCAGCTAGGGCGTGTCTCTCAGCCCATAACGATCGGAACGGATGAGTATGGTCAGGCTATAACGATCACTAACAGTTTTGTCAATACCGACCTAACTATCACGGCTGTCGCTTACCGACTAGCCACTGAGGATGGTGAGGATGCCATCCTAGCCTTGAGCAAGGAGTCTATAGCAGACTGCCCTAAGACCCTGGCTATGCTAGCCGAGTACGGATTTACAAGTCTACAGGACGAGCAGTTTCAGGGGGGCGCTCCAGCGAAGGTAGGCAAGAAAAACGACGACCCCTCTATCAGCGTGCAGCTCTACGATGAGCCTATATCCCAGACACAGTCTATCCTGTCGATAGCATTCATAAAGAGTGAGCAAGAGAAGGAGATCGATACAGATCACCCCATCCTACCAGCTGTCAAGGACTTCCCCAACTATGCGGCTCTCATGACTGGAGACGTAGCCAAGATCAAAGCTGCCGAGGAGCAGATCGGGCTACGGGAGTATTGGTCAGGCGTCAGCGATGAGCCAGAGGCTAATCTCATGTTCGCTACCAAAGATAATCTCGAGTCTCAGACAAATATCAAAACCGCATATTACGTCTATACACCTACGAGAGGCGTTCGATTTGTCAATTGTATGGTTAACTTCATCAAGCGTCGGGAGGATCTATCTAATCCTAAGATCAAAGAGTGGTTCACAGCCAACGGCTTCGGCGAGAACTATCGATACGATGTTGAGCAGGGAGTAGCCACTAGCCTAGACGCTACAGGTAAGGTAGCCTGCGAGATCTACATTGACACAGGTCGAAATCGTGCATACCTCCGGGTCTTCGGAAATGAGACAACTGAGTCTGCTAGAGTGACACGTCGTCTAGCAAGTGAGCAGTACGACAGAGTATTGTATCGTCCTATACCAGTGAGAGGTCTCAAGGCGCTTCGCTAA
- the folK gene encoding 2-amino-4-hydroxy-6-hydroxymethyldihydropteridine diphosphokinase gives MPTAYIALGSNLDDPRHQLLEAIRRMRLGGLQVYSIAPFMETRPVGFASEHLFLNSVVAVHTTATPEELLAQLQAIEREMGRRHKSHDGIYSDRVIDLDILLYDQSVVTTLELTIPHPRMCERAFVLQPLSDIAPELTIPTTGATVAQLLGALPS, from the coding sequence ATGCCTACTGCTTACATAGCTCTCGGTAGCAACCTCGACGATCCTCGCCACCAGCTGCTAGAGGCGATTAGGCGGATGCGTCTCGGTGGACTCCAAGTCTACAGCATAGCCCCCTTTATGGAGACTCGCCCCGTGGGCTTCGCTTCGGAGCATCTCTTCCTCAATAGCGTTGTGGCGGTGCACACGACAGCAACGCCAGAAGAGCTTCTAGCACAGCTCCAGGCTATCGAGCGTGAGATGGGGCGACGGCACAAGTCGCACGACGGCATCTACTCCGACCGAGTCATAGACCTAGACATACTGCTCTACGACCAGTCGGTCGTGACCACACTTGAGCTCACGATCCCGCACCCTCGTATGTGTGAGCGAGCCTTCGTCTTGCAGCCTCTCAGCGACATAGCGCCTGAGCTCACCATCCCCACGACGGGGGCTACCGTGGCTCAGCTACTAGGAGCCTTGCCCTCATGA
- a CDS encoding nitrous oxide-stimulated promoter family protein — MRQGRIAEEQQVIRQMIQLYCRQKEGNETLCDSCRELLEYATRRLERCRYGATKPTCRKCPIHCYRPDMKARIQAVMRWAGPRMLFHHPLAALKHLLREL; from the coding sequence ATGAGACAGGGACGTATCGCAGAGGAGCAGCAGGTCATTCGGCAGATGATCCAGCTCTACTGCAGGCAGAAAGAGGGAAATGAGACGCTCTGCGACAGCTGTCGCGAACTACTCGAGTACGCCACACGGCGACTAGAGCGCTGTCGCTATGGTGCGACGAAACCCACCTGCCGCAAATGCCCTATACACTGCTACCGACCCGATATGAAAGCCCGCATTCAGGCGGTGATGCGCTGGGCCGGTCCACGTATGCTCTTCCACCACCCCCTCGCCGCCCTCAAGCACCTCCTCCGCGAGCTCTAG
- a CDS encoding ATP-binding protein, with protein sequence MLTPIRKYNFWDENPIDLGHPRIFYTDKIGQYIDNKLIKVLVGQRRAGKSYILRQIASQLIANGTCPNNILYINKEYLEFSDVLDYQDLENLFQQYKKDLNPQGKVFLFIDEIQGIEEWERFVNSHAQDYAEPCEVFISGSNSSLLSGELATLLSGRYVAFEILPFSFSEFCGITQRVPNRESYIDFLQTGALPELFNLPNDEMKQNYVSSIKDTVMLRDIVARYKVKDVKLLDDLFVYLVNNASNIISIANIVNFFKSRNRKTNYETLSNYISHLESTFLVHKVERYNIKGKETISANNKYYLNDLCYHNYLYSGFGYGMGYLLENAVYLSLRRAGYQIYVGTNKEAEVDFVAVKGSKRLYFQVTLQLTEQETIEREYRSLLSIEDNFKKYVVSLDDFKLPTNEGIDHISAWELDAIL encoded by the coding sequence ATGCTCACGCCGATAAGGAAATACAACTTTTGGGATGAGAACCCTATAGACTTAGGGCATCCACGCATATTCTACACGGATAAGATAGGGCAATACATTGATAACAAACTGATCAAAGTATTGGTAGGTCAGAGACGTGCTGGGAAGAGCTACATCCTAAGGCAAATAGCCTCACAGCTAATTGCCAACGGCACTTGTCCCAATAACATTCTTTACATCAACAAGGAATACCTGGAGTTTTCAGACGTTCTTGACTATCAAGACCTCGAGAACCTATTTCAGCAATACAAGAAGGATCTCAACCCGCAAGGGAAAGTATTCCTCTTCATCGATGAGATACAAGGCATTGAAGAGTGGGAGCGGTTTGTCAACTCACATGCTCAAGACTATGCTGAGCCTTGTGAGGTATTTATCAGTGGATCCAACTCTAGTCTGCTATCTGGTGAACTTGCGACGCTACTATCGGGAAGATATGTAGCGTTTGAGATACTCCCCTTTAGTTTTTCAGAGTTCTGTGGCATCACTCAGAGAGTGCCTAATAGAGAGAGTTATATTGATTTCCTTCAAACTGGAGCCCTGCCAGAGCTTTTCAACCTCCCCAATGATGAGATGAAGCAAAACTACGTCTCTTCGATAAAGGACACTGTTATGCTTCGTGACATTGTCGCTAGGTATAAAGTAAAGGATGTGAAGCTCCTAGACGACCTCTTTGTGTATCTAGTCAATAACGCCTCCAACATTATCTCCATCGCCAACATTGTCAACTTCTTTAAGTCTCGAAATAGGAAAACCAACTACGAGACACTCTCCAACTACATCTCTCATCTCGAGAGTACTTTCCTCGTGCATAAGGTAGAAAGATATAATATCAAGGGCAAGGAGACTATTTCGGCCAATAACAAGTACTATCTGAATGATTTGTGCTACCACAATTACCTCTATTCAGGATTTGGCTATGGGATGGGGTACTTATTGGAGAATGCCGTCTATCTAAGCCTTAGACGAGCTGGATATCAAATCTATGTAGGCACGAACAAAGAGGCTGAGGTAGACTTTGTCGCTGTCAAAGGTAGCAAGAGGTTATATTTCCAAGTCACGCTACAACTAACGGAGCAAGAGACAATAGAGCGAGAGTACCGCTCTCTTCTGTCGATAGAAGACAACTTCAAGAAGTATGTGGTCAGTTTGGATGACTTCAAGCTTCCAACAAATGAAGGGATTGACCATATTTCGGCGTGGGAACTTGACGCTATTCTGTAA
- the queA gene encoding tRNA preQ1(34) S-adenosylmethionine ribosyltransferase-isomerase QueA encodes MRHKAKLSHFDYKLPEELIAQYPTTFRDQSRMMVLHRTDGSIEHKNFVDIIDYFGEKDTFVFNDTKVFPARLYGLKEKNQAKIEVFLLRELNESLRLWDVLVDPARKIRIGNKLEFGEEGGAPVLVAEVIDNTISRGRILRFLYDGSHEDFLKDLYSLGEAPLPEEIKRPAEPSDLERYQSVFAKHIGAVCAPAASLHFSDIILHKLRLQGCNLAFLTLHHNLSSYQEIEVEAISKYKVENEEMYISAECCDIVNQARDDKAQIVAVGATVMRALETGVSTDGYLKEFSGWTNEFIYPPYHIHLPTAMLTNFNAPKSINLMCAATMGGEKNVMNAMNVAVKEKYRFGCYGDALLIMD; translated from the coding sequence ATGCGACATAAAGCGAAGCTATCACACTTTGACTACAAGCTCCCCGAGGAGCTCATTGCCCAGTACCCGACCACCTTCAGAGATCAGTCTCGTATGATGGTGCTACACCGTACCGATGGTTCTATCGAGCATAAGAACTTTGTGGATATCATCGACTACTTTGGCGAGAAGGACACCTTTGTCTTCAACGATACGAAGGTTTTTCCCGCAAGGCTCTATGGCCTCAAGGAGAAGAATCAAGCGAAGATCGAGGTCTTTCTCCTGCGCGAACTCAATGAGTCGCTGCGTCTATGGGATGTCCTCGTAGATCCAGCACGTAAGATCCGCATCGGCAACAAGCTCGAGTTTGGCGAGGAGGGCGGTGCCCCTGTGCTGGTCGCCGAGGTCATTGACAATACCATCTCGCGCGGTCGTATCTTGCGCTTCCTCTACGACGGCTCTCACGAAGACTTCCTCAAGGATCTCTACAGCCTAGGCGAAGCTCCGCTGCCTGAGGAGATCAAGCGACCTGCCGAGCCTAGCGACCTAGAGCGCTATCAGAGTGTTTTCGCCAAGCACATTGGAGCCGTATGCGCTCCCGCAGCGAGCCTGCACTTTAGCGACATTATCCTGCACAAGCTGCGCCTACAGGGCTGCAACCTCGCTTTCCTCACACTGCACCACAACCTCTCCAGCTACCAGGAGATCGAGGTAGAGGCGATCAGCAAGTATAAGGTAGAAAACGAGGAGATGTATATCTCTGCTGAGTGCTGCGACATCGTCAATCAAGCGCGCGACGATAAGGCGCAGATCGTTGCTGTCGGAGCAACCGTCATGCGAGCCCTCGAGACAGGCGTCAGCACGGACGGCTACCTCAAGGAGTTCAGCGGCTGGACCAACGAGTTCATCTACCCGCCTTACCACATTCACCTGCCGACCGCCATGCTGACCAACTTTAATGCGCCGAAGAGCATCAACCTCATGTGCGCTGCCACCATGGGCGGAGAGAAGAATGTGATGAATGCGATGAATGTAGCGGTCAAGGAGAAGTACCGCTTCGGCTGCTACGGAGATGCGCTCCTCATCATGGACTAG